A genomic region of Catalinimonas niigatensis contains the following coding sequences:
- a CDS encoding endonuclease/exonuclease/phosphatase family protein: protein MEIKVAFWNLQNLFDAKLSPIAADLGFTAEDGWTEAVVEAKINNLAQVIRLMHEGSMPDLLGVCEVENKPLMERLIAKLDADRYAVAHVESPDIRGIDVSLMYNKQLFHLHPELPPRAIKVTNRYPTRDIFEVPLLLNDSDTELIVYVNHWPSRSLGRYESEPLRITVANHLGQLIDEKLKVDRLAYLAMPDTDETLQILNRYWDRNVLVMGDFNDEPFDRSILDYLKASSGTDNLEEIIKADRYAANERENTPMPRTYFEDQAYLFNCMWPFLAQPDTGTLHYSGSTNTMNLLDQFMTSRGLYYGLQGLKFDCGSVEIFRPDIMSSAQKKRPVRFEFSKNGAKPPRGYSDHFPITGRIEVL from the coding sequence ATGGAAATCAAAGTGGCCTTTTGGAACCTGCAAAACTTATTTGATGCCAAGCTTTCCCCTATTGCTGCCGACCTGGGCTTTACCGCCGAAGATGGCTGGACAGAGGCGGTAGTGGAAGCCAAGATAAACAATCTGGCTCAGGTGATCCGCCTGATGCATGAGGGCAGCATGCCTGACCTTCTGGGCGTTTGCGAGGTAGAAAACAAACCGCTGATGGAAAGGCTGATCGCCAAACTGGATGCGGATCGCTACGCAGTGGCGCATGTGGAAAGTCCCGACATCCGCGGCATTGACGTTTCTCTGATGTATAACAAACAACTGTTTCATCTGCATCCTGAGCTTCCACCCCGTGCCATCAAAGTCACTAACCGCTATCCTACCCGCGATATTTTTGAAGTACCCTTACTCCTTAATGACTCAGATACGGAACTGATCGTCTACGTCAACCATTGGCCTTCGCGTAGCCTGGGCAGGTATGAAAGCGAACCTCTGCGCATTACAGTAGCCAACCACCTGGGGCAGTTGATTGACGAAAAACTGAAGGTAGATCGTCTGGCTTACCTGGCGATGCCCGACACTGACGAAACTTTGCAAATCCTGAACCGCTACTGGGATCGTAATGTGCTGGTGATGGGTGATTTTAACGATGAGCCTTTTGACCGCAGCATACTGGATTACCTCAAAGCCAGCAGTGGCACCGACAATCTGGAGGAAATCATCAAAGCAGATCGTTATGCCGCCAATGAGCGGGAAAATACACCTATGCCACGTACTTATTTTGAAGATCAGGCTTATCTTTTCAACTGCATGTGGCCCTTTCTGGCACAGCCCGATACCGGCACCCTGCACTACAGTGGCTCAACCAATACTATGAACCTGCTGGATCAGTTTATGACCTCCCGGGGCCTTTACTACGGCCTACAGGGGCTGAAGTTTGACTGTGGTTCTGTAGAAATCTTCCGCCCTGACATCATGAGCAGTGCGCAGAAGAAACGCCCTGTTCGCTTTGAGTTTAGCAAAAACGGCGCAAAGCCTCCCCGGGGATATAGCGATCACTTTCCTATCACCGGTCGGATTGAAGTTCTGTGA
- a CDS encoding DUF7010 family protein — protein MNTADIETLKLELSLKAKNGLNFIIAASMVWLLISYVWTLPYSAYDKSIMTFIVGAIMLPLAWLLSKFMKTEWTVKGNPLQPLGLWLNFAQLFYFPFLILMLIKSPDYFVMTYVIITGAHFFPYAWYYDEKAYAIMAGVISFGALAIGLSVTAERMFIVPLFMGIALVILSVLLFLSYQRKRKLSMQPSPGEII, from the coding sequence ATGAACACAGCAGATATAGAAACCTTGAAACTGGAGCTTTCCCTGAAAGCAAAAAACGGTTTAAACTTTATCATTGCAGCAAGTATGGTATGGCTCCTCATTTCCTACGTCTGGACGCTACCCTACTCAGCCTATGACAAAAGCATCATGACTTTCATCGTCGGAGCCATCATGTTGCCCCTTGCCTGGTTGCTCTCTAAATTTATGAAGACGGAGTGGACAGTCAAAGGCAATCCTCTACAGCCTTTGGGCTTGTGGCTGAATTTTGCGCAATTGTTTTATTTTCCCTTCCTGATTCTGATGCTGATCAAGTCTCCTGATTATTTTGTCATGACCTACGTGATCATTACAGGCGCACATTTTTTCCCTTACGCCTGGTATTATGACGAAAAAGCTTATGCTATTATGGCAGGCGTTATTTCTTTTGGCGCTTTGGCAATAGGGCTTAGCGTAACGGCAGAGCGTATGTTTATCGTCCCTCTTTTTATGGGCATTGCTTTAGTTATTTTATCAGTATTGCTTTTCCTGTCATACCAACGCAAGCGAAAGCTAAGCATGCAACCTTCTCCCGGGGAGATTATCTGA
- a CDS encoding VOC family protein: MNDIQFQGGLNIAIKIPKSKYEETVTFYRDILKLEVKEVSIQNPTVSRTHQVSFGNNTLWLDCVDNYTHSETWLELKTPDVKKATAYLQSKGIHPCDEIEQIPENSHWIMDPAGTVFILNKGDGMKPNE, translated from the coding sequence GTGAACGATATACAATTTCAGGGAGGATTGAACATTGCCATCAAAATTCCTAAAAGTAAATATGAAGAGACTGTGACTTTCTATCGGGACATTCTAAAACTTGAAGTAAAAGAAGTATCCATACAGAATCCTACTGTATCCAGAACCCATCAGGTAAGCTTTGGCAACAATACGCTATGGCTGGATTGCGTGGACAACTACACCCATTCCGAAACCTGGCTGGAACTCAAAACGCCTGATGTTAAAAAAGCCACAGCCTATCTGCAATCTAAAGGTATACATCCCTGTGATGAGATAGAGCAGATCCCGGAGAACAGTCACTGGATCATGGACCCGGCAGGTACGGTATTTATTTTAAACAAAGGTGATGGAATGAAGCCGAACGAATAG
- a CDS encoding sulfatase family protein, translating to MTYRYLFFALFVCLAVSCTKNAATTETEDSTAPQSPNVVIIFTDDQGYQDVGTFGSPNIKTPNLDQMAREGLKLTDFYAAQAVCSASRAALFTGCYPNRLGIHGALMPDSKIALAPSETTIAEMLKTKGYITAAYGKWHLGDKPEYMPNQQGFDDYFGIPYSNDMWPLHPQQGSVHQFGPLPLYDNAQVIDTLEDQSMLTTQITERSVQFIEDHKDQPFFLYVAHPQPHVPLFVSDKFKGKSERGLYGDVIMEIDWSVGQILETLKQNGLDENTLVIFTSDNGPWLSYGEHAGSALPLREGKGTALEGGQREPCIIRYPGKLEAGKVIDVPLMTIDILPTLAALTGAELPEKKIDGKNMWPVLTGESADSPHEAYFFYYKVNELHGVRYGDWKLYFPHTYRSLNGRKGRNDGLPVDYEQLSFDQIELYNLREDISETNNVAAEHPEIVEKIKTLADEMRQELGDKLTGTEGTEVRPAASVEG from the coding sequence ATGACTTACAGATATTTGTTCTTCGCTCTTTTCGTATGCTTAGCTGTTTCATGTACTAAGAATGCCGCAACTACCGAAACAGAAGACAGCACTGCTCCTCAGTCTCCCAATGTGGTTATCATCTTTACCGACGATCAGGGCTATCAGGATGTGGGTACTTTTGGTTCACCCAATATCAAAACGCCAAACCTCGACCAGATGGCGAGAGAAGGGTTAAAGCTCACCGACTTTTATGCGGCTCAGGCAGTTTGTTCCGCTTCGCGTGCAGCTTTATTTACCGGTTGTTATCCCAATCGCTTAGGCATACATGGTGCTTTGATGCCTGATTCCAAAATTGCCCTTGCCCCTTCAGAAACCACGATCGCCGAGATGCTCAAAACCAAAGGTTATATCACCGCCGCCTATGGCAAGTGGCATCTGGGAGATAAGCCGGAATACATGCCCAACCAACAGGGTTTTGATGACTATTTTGGTATCCCCTACTCCAATGATATGTGGCCCTTGCATCCGCAACAAGGTTCAGTACATCAATTTGGTCCGCTTCCGCTTTACGATAATGCGCAGGTGATAGATACGCTGGAAGATCAGTCCATGCTCACCACACAGATCACCGAAAGGAGTGTGCAGTTTATAGAAGACCATAAAGATCAGCCTTTCTTCCTCTATGTGGCTCATCCACAGCCGCACGTGCCTCTTTTTGTATCGGATAAGTTCAAAGGCAAATCCGAAAGAGGCCTGTATGGCGATGTGATTATGGAAATAGACTGGTCGGTAGGACAGATTCTGGAGACACTGAAGCAGAATGGGCTGGATGAAAATACCCTGGTCATCTTCACTTCTGATAATGGACCCTGGCTGTCGTATGGTGAACATGCAGGAAGCGCTTTGCCGCTGAGAGAAGGCAAAGGTACGGCGCTGGAAGGTGGCCAAAGAGAACCCTGCATCATCCGCTATCCTGGAAAGCTGGAAGCCGGTAAAGTGATTGATGTACCACTGATGACGATAGATATACTGCCCACGCTGGCAGCGCTTACGGGTGCTGAGTTACCTGAAAAAAAAATAGATGGAAAGAATATGTGGCCTGTGCTGACCGGTGAATCCGCTGACAGTCCGCATGAAGCTTACTTTTTTTACTACAAGGTGAATGAACTGCATGGCGTACGCTACGGCGACTGGAAGCTGTACTTTCCGCATACCTACCGTTCGTTGAATGGACGTAAGGGAAGGAATGATGGCCTTCCTGTAGACTACGAACAACTCAGCTTTGACCAGATAGAACTTTATAACCTGCGGGAAGATATCAGCGAAACCAACAATGTCGCTGCCGAGCATCCGGAGATTGTAGAAAAGATCAAAACTCTGGCTGATGAAATGCGCCAGGAACTGGGAGATAAGCTTACCGGAACTGAAGGTACAGAAGTGAGGCCAGCCGCCAGCGTGGAGGGATAG
- the mgrA gene encoding L-glyceraldehyde 3-phosphate reductase codes for MSWTPAPQRYEKMKYNPCGKSGLKLPLISLGLWHNFGNDFPHSNKQAICRQAFDLGITHFDLANNYGPPAGSAELAFGRILREDFAGYRDELIISSKAGYDMWPGPYGEWGSRKYLIASCDQSLKRMGLDYVDIFYSHRFDPNTPLEETMMALDHIVKSGRALYVGISSYNAQRTREAAATLKELGTPCLIHQPSYSMLNRWIEKDGLIDTLEELGIGSIVFSPLAQGMLTDKYLNGVPEHSRAKQDKSLHTDFLNEENLNNIRELNSIAQQRGQSLAQMAIAWVLRKQRITTALIGASRPSQVVDCVKAIDHLEFTEDELAKIDRYAKEGEINIWAQSAELS; via the coding sequence ATGTCCTGGACACCAGCACCACAGCGCTACGAAAAAATGAAATACAACCCTTGCGGAAAAAGCGGATTAAAGCTACCGCTTATCTCTCTTGGTTTATGGCATAACTTCGGTAATGATTTTCCCCACAGCAACAAACAGGCGATCTGTAGGCAGGCTTTTGATCTGGGTATCACTCATTTTGACCTTGCCAACAATTATGGCCCACCGGCCGGCAGTGCCGAGCTTGCTTTTGGCCGTATCTTGCGGGAAGATTTTGCCGGCTATCGCGACGAACTGATTATCTCTTCCAAAGCAGGTTATGATATGTGGCCGGGGCCGTATGGTGAGTGGGGCAGCCGCAAATACCTCATTGCCAGTTGCGATCAAAGCCTGAAACGCATGGGACTGGATTATGTAGATATCTTTTACTCCCACCGTTTTGATCCCAACACACCGCTGGAAGAAACCATGATGGCGCTGGACCACATCGTGAAGTCAGGACGGGCACTGTATGTAGGGATATCCTCTTACAACGCGCAACGTACCCGGGAAGCAGCGGCGACCCTGAAAGAACTGGGCACGCCTTGCCTTATCCACCAGCCATCTTACTCCATGCTCAACCGCTGGATTGAAAAAGATGGGCTGATAGATACGTTGGAAGAACTGGGCATAGGTTCCATTGTCTTTTCACCGTTGGCTCAGGGTATGCTGACCGATAAATACCTCAATGGCGTTCCTGAGCATAGCCGGGCCAAGCAGGATAAATCACTTCATACTGATTTCCTTAACGAGGAAAACCTCAATAACATACGGGAACTCAATTCCATTGCCCAGCAGCGTGGACAGTCATTGGCACAGATGGCCATTGCCTGGGTGCTGAGAAAGCAGCGCATCACTACTGCCCTGATTGGCGCCAGTCGCCCGTCACAGGTAGTAGATTGTGTAAAGGCTATTGATCATCTGGAGTTTACGGAGGATGAACTGGCTAAAATTGACCGTTATGCCAAAGAAGGAGAAATCAATATCTGGGCACAATCGGCGGAACTTTCGTAA
- a CDS encoding alpha/beta fold hydrolase has protein sequence MKVIDEYKSTRQQLFDAEGIQPQSIMVATNGPIKNVHYLKLGKGEPLILIHGGGSHSSEWINILKPLSEYFQLYVVDRPGCGLSDTISYHGLDFRKSVVDFVRSFLEAVGLERAMFLGQSMGGYFSICFALQYPGRVKKLALIGAPAGMNHWIPMPLRLLGLKGVNSLLMHTVAKPSIKNVANLHRQILVADVTKLSDTYLRHTYYHQCISANAHSFLSLLENVLTIKGWRKALYIGDQLDRLKMPVGFIWGNQDAFEKPKTGLKKAAAIQDYTFKVVQNAGHCPWLDQPEICTQHIITMFNQKENGRIIS, from the coding sequence ATGAAAGTGATTGATGAATACAAAAGCACCAGACAACAACTTTTTGATGCCGAGGGTATTCAGCCTCAATCCATTATGGTTGCGACGAATGGCCCGATAAAAAATGTTCATTACCTAAAGCTAGGCAAAGGTGAACCTTTAATACTGATTCATGGAGGAGGCAGCCACTCCAGTGAATGGATCAATATCTTAAAACCGCTGTCAGAGTATTTCCAACTCTATGTAGTGGACAGGCCAGGTTGTGGATTGAGTGATACAATCAGTTATCATGGCCTTGATTTCCGAAAAAGTGTAGTAGATTTTGTTCGTTCATTTCTGGAAGCTGTCGGACTGGAACGTGCTATGTTTCTGGGTCAGTCCATGGGAGGATATTTTAGTATTTGTTTTGCGTTGCAATATCCGGGAAGAGTTAAAAAACTCGCACTGATAGGAGCCCCTGCCGGCATGAATCACTGGATACCCATGCCTTTAAGGTTATTAGGTTTGAAAGGCGTTAACAGTTTGCTCATGCATACGGTAGCCAAACCTAGTATTAAAAATGTTGCAAACCTCCATCGGCAAATTCTGGTAGCTGATGTGACTAAACTGTCTGATACATATCTCCGGCATACTTACTATCATCAATGTATATCGGCCAATGCACACTCTTTTCTTAGCTTGCTGGAAAATGTACTGACGATCAAAGGATGGAGAAAAGCTTTATACATTGGTGATCAACTAGATAGGTTGAAGATGCCGGTTGGATTTATCTGGGGAAATCAGGATGCTTTTGAAAAGCCCAAGACTGGTTTGAAAAAAGCGGCTGCCATACAAGACTATACTTTTAAAGTAGTACAGAATGCAGGACACTGCCCCTGGCTGGATCAGCCTGAAATCTGTACCCAACACATTATAACAATGTTTAATCAAAAGGAAAATGGAAGAATTATCTCTTGA
- a CDS encoding YcxB family protein, which produces MEYKYTIEESDYLTHQLYSVSQSKPAIRRRRRGWAITTGFFFILALFYYAGSDTIPAYSFLLIGMLSLFLYPLYYRWRYKRHYRKYIREQFANNFGKSTSLSFEDDHILAKDDDSESKIGYAQIEIISKLPEHFLIRLKNGHAIIIPKSKVNYGEALEQELVRLADRLHLPLKDESHWKWR; this is translated from the coding sequence ATGGAATATAAGTATACCATTGAAGAATCGGATTATCTGACGCACCAGTTGTACAGCGTTTCTCAATCCAAACCTGCTATCAGGCGGAGGCGCAGGGGTTGGGCAATCACTACAGGATTTTTCTTCATCCTTGCCTTATTTTATTACGCAGGGTCCGATACCATTCCCGCCTACTCCTTTTTATTGATAGGAATGCTGAGCTTGTTCCTTTATCCTCTTTACTACCGCTGGAGATACAAGAGACATTACCGAAAATACATCCGAGAACAGTTTGCCAATAACTTCGGCAAGAGCACTTCGCTAAGCTTTGAAGACGACCATATACTGGCCAAAGATGATGACAGCGAATCTAAAATAGGTTATGCACAAATTGAAATAATCAGTAAGTTGCCCGAACACTTTCTGATCAGGTTAAAGAATGGACATGCTATCATCATTCCAAAAAGCAAGGTAAATTATGGGGAAGCATTGGAACAGGAATTGGTCCGGCTTGCCGACAGGCTTCATCTGCCTCTCAAAGATGAAAGCCACTGGAAATGGAGATGA
- a CDS encoding DUF3291 domain-containing protein, with translation MKVNITSIALKSPFRFFPLSVYALNILKQLKSTHCVEMKKRGVWTKHYTMTLWKNEADLKAFAASGAHLEAMKNSRKIAKEIRTLTIDADTLPDWKTARSLLEKNGKVITYWLPKP, from the coding sequence ATGAAAGTAAACATTACTTCCATTGCGCTAAAATCTCCCTTCAGGTTCTTTCCTTTATCGGTGTATGCCCTAAACATTCTGAAGCAGCTTAAATCTACCCATTGTGTGGAAATGAAGAAGCGTGGCGTATGGACCAAACATTATACCATGACACTTTGGAAAAATGAGGCTGATCTGAAGGCATTTGCAGCCAGCGGAGCGCATCTGGAAGCGATGAAAAACAGCAGAAAGATCGCCAAAGAAATCCGGACGCTAACCATAGACGCAGACACGCTTCCTGACTGGAAAACAGCCAGAAGTTTGCTGGAGAAAAACGGAAAAGTCATTACTTACTGGTTGCCCAAGCCCTAG
- a CDS encoding YncE family protein, which produces MRFVKPFLSYFFLSVLLFGSFACEDDSPNDPVSGDIIIVNEGNFAQGNGSVSVYNRITEEVNNNVFAEANAGRALGASIQSITVAGNEAFIVCNVTDKIEIVNAETFEALQDPLEDEGLISPRYLDVVGNKAYVSVWGAFDENYMLPESKVAVIELDSFTVTQYIDTEDGPEDVQAIGDKVFVANSYTNQLTVINTDTDEVDEVITLEGSPQWLAVHENDLWVSVTGAVSQFVRINPDNNDVEETIDVSGTNSNGKFTLNDELDMIYFIGAEPWPAVTTSVYTLSIDEASATPKKLISGNYYYAIGSDPLTHNIFVSNSNSFQGEGTVLRYDTEGRLLDTYPAGVGPNDFVF; this is translated from the coding sequence ATGAGATTCGTAAAACCATTTTTATCTTATTTTTTTCTTTCTGTGCTTCTTTTTGGAAGCTTTGCCTGCGAAGATGATTCGCCCAATGATCCGGTTTCAGGAGATATCATCATTGTCAATGAGGGAAATTTTGCGCAGGGCAATGGCTCGGTCAGCGTATACAATCGCATTACCGAAGAAGTAAACAATAATGTGTTTGCCGAGGCCAACGCAGGACGTGCGTTGGGGGCAAGTATACAGTCCATCACAGTAGCAGGCAATGAGGCTTTTATCGTTTGTAATGTGACCGACAAAATTGAAATCGTAAACGCTGAAACCTTTGAAGCTTTGCAGGACCCCTTGGAAGATGAAGGACTGATCAGCCCCCGTTATCTTGATGTAGTAGGCAACAAAGCCTATGTGTCTGTCTGGGGAGCTTTTGATGAAAACTATATGCTTCCTGAATCAAAAGTAGCTGTTATTGAGCTGGATAGTTTTACGGTTACTCAATACATTGACACCGAAGATGGACCGGAAGATGTGCAGGCGATCGGAGATAAAGTTTTTGTGGCCAACAGCTACACCAATCAGCTTACCGTTATCAATACCGATACCGACGAAGTGGATGAAGTGATTACGCTGGAAGGCAGTCCTCAGTGGCTGGCTGTACACGAAAACGATCTTTGGGTAAGCGTCACCGGCGCAGTATCCCAGTTTGTACGCATTAACCCGGACAATAATGACGTAGAAGAAACCATTGACGTATCAGGCACCAATAGCAATGGTAAGTTTACCCTCAACGATGAACTGGACATGATTTATTTTATCGGGGCAGAACCCTGGCCGGCAGTTACCACTTCAGTATATACACTCTCTATAGATGAGGCTTCTGCTACTCCTAAGAAACTGATCAGTGGAAATTATTACTATGCCATCGGCAGTGATCCTCTGACCCACAATATTTTTGTAAGCAACAGCAACTCCTTCCAGGGCGAAGGCACGGTACTCCGCTATGACACAGAGGGCAGGTTGCTGGATACCTATCCTGCAGGCGTAGGCCCTAATGATTTTGTCTTTTAG
- a CDS encoding NAD(P)-dependent alcohol dehydrogenase, with product MNPYISSMSNIMKAIVCTSYGPPETLQLKEVEKPMPKENEVLVKIMATAINDYDWSMVRGKPYLYRLMFGLLKPGQAIPGMELAGIVEAVGADVISFKSGDAVYGDISAYGFGSFAEYIVIHEKALVKKPESMGFEEAASIPHAALLARQGLCDIGNIRSKQKILINGAGGGVGTFGLQLAKLLECEVTGVDTGEKLEMMKALGFDQVIDYRKEDFTRRVTSAKNRVQYDLILDCKTSRSPFSYLPSLKPHGMYVTVGGKPLRLLQVLVFAKLISFFTKKKLSILALQPNQGLAYINELYAQGKIKCIIDGPYALAEAPRLIQYFGEGKHQGKVVLKIG from the coding sequence ATGAATCCATATATTAGTAGCATGTCTAATATCATGAAAGCTATCGTATGTACAAGCTACGGGCCACCGGAAACCCTTCAACTCAAAGAAGTTGAAAAACCTATGCCCAAAGAAAATGAGGTGTTGGTCAAAATTATGGCCACTGCGATCAATGATTATGATTGGAGTATGGTGAGGGGCAAACCTTATTTGTACCGTCTAATGTTTGGCCTCCTGAAGCCCGGGCAAGCCATACCGGGGATGGAACTGGCGGGTATTGTGGAAGCCGTAGGCGCTGATGTTATATCGTTCAAAAGTGGCGATGCGGTATACGGCGATATATCAGCCTATGGTTTTGGTAGTTTTGCCGAGTACATCGTCATCCACGAAAAAGCCTTGGTCAAGAAGCCGGAAAGCATGGGGTTTGAAGAGGCGGCTTCCATTCCTCACGCCGCTTTGCTGGCCCGGCAAGGGTTGTGCGATATTGGAAACATCAGGAGCAAGCAGAAAATACTGATCAATGGCGCAGGGGGAGGAGTAGGGACTTTCGGGCTTCAACTGGCTAAGCTGTTGGAATGTGAAGTTACCGGCGTAGACACCGGAGAAAAGCTGGAAATGATGAAGGCACTGGGTTTTGACCAGGTAATTGACTACCGGAAAGAGGATTTTACCCGGCGGGTAACTTCCGCAAAAAACAGGGTTCAGTATGACTTGATTTTGGATTGTAAAACCAGTCGTTCACCTTTCTCATATCTCCCGTCTTTGAAACCTCATGGCATGTACGTGACTGTCGGGGGAAAACCGTTACGTTTGCTTCAGGTGCTTGTATTTGCCAAGCTTATTTCATTCTTTACTAAGAAGAAGCTTAGTATCCTTGCCTTACAACCGAACCAAGGTCTTGCATACATTAATGAGCTTTATGCACAAGGGAAGATAAAATGCATAATTGATGGCCCTTATGCCTTAGCGGAGGCACCAAGGCTTATACAGTATTTTGGGGAAGGAAAGCATCAGGGAAAAGTAGTTTTGAAAATAGGATAA
- a CDS encoding DUF1593 domain-containing protein yields the protein MLLNQARNYSPVKILSLFFTFILSMLVCSATAQDKARVLVLTDIENEPDDAESLVRFLVYSNHYDIEGLVATTSTHLRNTTAEWRIQEIVQAYGKVRENLLLHEPGFPAESDLQAIIKKGIPVYGMEGVGPGKDSEGSDWLIAMVDKEDERPLWVSVWGGANVLAQALWKVRQTRTPEALDQFVSKIRVYTISDQDNSASWIRKEFPDLFYIVSPGENYRHATWSGISGEPWYHFASGADTTLVKNPWLRENIMENHGPLGAEYPEVEYAMEGDTPSFLSLINNGLNVPERPDYGGWGGRYELYLPRFLPYRRGEQEAAETRPIWTDAQDEVTGKDGRIYIDNHATIWRWRDAYQNDFAARMDWCVRSYEEANHPPVVLVSGAKEIQLRAGEQITLDASGSSDPDGDQLSYEWIHYPEAGNFWRWRGITLKGADSASLSIEAPSQLQLDAPQTTHLILQVTDDGSPRLTRYQRVIIHLMPTMK from the coding sequence ATGCTATTGAATCAAGCAAGAAACTACTCCCCTGTCAAAATCCTTAGCCTTTTCTTCACCTTTATCTTAAGCATGCTGGTTTGCTCCGCTACAGCGCAGGACAAAGCGCGTGTGCTGGTGCTTACCGATATTGAGAACGAACCGGATGATGCTGAATCGCTGGTCCGCTTTTTAGTATACAGCAATCATTATGATATAGAGGGATTAGTTGCCACTACCTCTACCCACTTGCGCAATACCACCGCCGAATGGCGTATTCAGGAAATTGTACAGGCCTATGGTAAGGTAAGAGAGAATCTGCTTCTGCACGAGCCGGGTTTTCCTGCTGAGTCTGATTTGCAGGCTATCATTAAAAAAGGGATTCCTGTCTATGGTATGGAAGGCGTGGGTCCGGGAAAGGATTCGGAAGGTTCCGACTGGCTGATAGCAATGGTAGACAAAGAGGATGAAAGGCCCCTTTGGGTATCTGTTTGGGGCGGAGCCAATGTGCTGGCCCAGGCGCTCTGGAAAGTTCGTCAGACCCGTACTCCCGAAGCATTAGACCAATTTGTATCCAAAATAAGGGTGTACACCATCTCCGATCAGGATAATTCTGCCTCCTGGATACGCAAAGAGTTTCCCGACCTGTTTTACATCGTAAGTCCCGGAGAAAATTATCGCCATGCCACCTGGTCGGGCATCTCGGGAGAGCCCTGGTACCACTTTGCTTCAGGTGCTGATACCACCCTGGTCAAAAATCCCTGGCTTCGGGAAAACATTATGGAGAATCACGGACCTTTGGGCGCTGAATATCCTGAGGTAGAATATGCTATGGAAGGAGACACTCCTAGTTTTCTGTCCCTGATCAACAATGGTTTGAATGTTCCCGAACGTCCCGACTATGGGGGCTGGGGTGGCCGCTATGAGCTGTACCTGCCACGCTTTTTGCCTTATCGGCGGGGTGAACAGGAGGCGGCGGAGACACGCCCCATCTGGACGGATGCCCAGGATGAAGTGACAGGCAAGGATGGCAGGATTTACATTGACAACCATGCCACCATCTGGCGTTGGAGGGATGCCTACCAAAATGACTTTGCGGCACGTATGGACTGGTGTGTACGATCATATGAGGAAGCTAACCACCCGCCGGTAGTGCTGGTGAGCGGTGCTAAAGAAATACAGCTCCGGGCAGGAGAACAAATTACGCTGGATGCTTCCGGAAGCTCTGACCCTGACGGAGATCAGCTAAGTTATGAGTGGATTCACTATCCTGAGGCCGGCAACTTCTGGCGCTGGCGGGGAATCACCTTAAAGGGTGCCGATAGTGCAAGCTTAAGTATAGAAGCACCTTCGCAACTTCAATTGGATGCACCTCAAACTACCCATCTCATCTTGCAGGTAACCGATGATGGTTCACCTCGCCTGACACGTTACCAGAGGGTAATTATACATTTGATGCCAACTATGAAATAA